In Sphingobacterium thalpophilum, a genomic segment contains:
- a CDS encoding alpha-glucuronidase — protein sequence MRYIMRFHFYLVIILYCVPTALRAEDGSQLWLRFSKQEKPVGTVQIIKGKSTDVTLALAKQELECYWKGGDVILKLDPSRKDLKDGYQISQHENQVYVIAGQSVGILYAVYHLLRLQETGAGIPRSGWVEIPAYDIRVLNHWDNLDGTIERGYAGHSLWNWEELPNKLSPRYEQYGRANASIGINATVLNNVNASSDLLKKEYLIKVKALADVFRKYGIKVYVSINFSAPKNLGGLANSDPLNKDVQHWWKSKVKEIYALIPDFGGFLVKANSEGQPGPQDYGRTHADGANMLADALSPYGGTVFWRAFVYHPTKDDRAKQAYREFVPLDGQFRDNVILQVKNGPIDFQPREPFNPLLGAMPNTAKMLEFQLTQEYLGFSNHLVYLAPLFKEVLDSETYATGKGGTVAKQTDSSRHSGRKTAIAAVANIGLDTNWTGHHFAQANWYAFGRLAWNNSLSSAQIADEWIRMTFTGVKEFVEHVKKLMLESREVAVDYMMPLGLHHLFAFEHHYGPEPWGDIPGGRPDWMPWYYHNADTLGLGFDRTVNGSRAVTQYNPSLDKIYGNTSTCPENLLLWFHHVSWNYRMNSGNTLWTELCFRYDHGVQKVREFQKVWDRMEKYIDRPRFLAVQAKLRIQARDAVWWKDACLQYFQCFSRQPIPYNLERPIHNLEELKKIKLPMGHHN from the coding sequence ATGAGGTATATCATGCGTTTCCATTTCTATTTGGTGATCATACTGTATTGTGTTCCCACTGCTTTAAGAGCTGAGGACGGTAGTCAGTTATGGCTGCGGTTTTCAAAACAGGAGAAACCAGTAGGCACCGTCCAGATTATAAAAGGAAAATCAACTGATGTTACATTGGCATTGGCAAAACAGGAACTGGAATGCTATTGGAAGGGAGGGGATGTCATCTTAAAATTAGATCCTAGCCGAAAGGATTTAAAAGATGGCTATCAGATAAGCCAACACGAAAATCAGGTTTATGTGATTGCCGGCCAATCTGTGGGCATATTATATGCTGTTTATCATTTATTACGTCTTCAGGAAACTGGAGCAGGGATACCCCGCTCGGGATGGGTTGAAATACCTGCCTATGATATCAGGGTTTTAAACCACTGGGACAACCTGGACGGGACAATAGAACGTGGATATGCAGGGCATTCGCTATGGAACTGGGAGGAATTGCCGAATAAACTTTCACCCCGATATGAACAATATGGACGGGCCAATGCTTCGATTGGAATTAATGCTACCGTGTTGAATAACGTGAATGCTTCTTCGGATCTATTGAAGAAGGAGTATCTGATAAAAGTTAAAGCTCTGGCGGATGTCTTTCGTAAATATGGTATAAAAGTATATGTGTCGATCAATTTCTCTGCGCCGAAAAATTTAGGTGGGTTAGCTAATTCGGATCCCTTAAATAAGGATGTTCAACACTGGTGGAAATCCAAGGTGAAGGAGATTTATGCGTTAATTCCGGATTTCGGCGGATTTTTGGTCAAAGCAAATTCTGAAGGACAGCCAGGCCCCCAAGATTATGGACGAACCCATGCGGACGGAGCCAATATGCTTGCCGATGCGCTCAGCCCCTATGGCGGTACCGTGTTTTGGCGTGCTTTTGTCTATCATCCGACTAAAGATGACCGTGCCAAACAAGCCTATCGAGAATTTGTTCCACTCGATGGTCAGTTTCGTGACAATGTTATTCTTCAAGTAAAAAATGGCCCGATAGATTTTCAACCCCGGGAACCTTTCAATCCTTTATTGGGGGCGATGCCAAACACAGCGAAGATGCTCGAATTTCAGTTGACACAAGAGTATCTGGGATTTTCCAACCATTTGGTCTATTTGGCACCTTTGTTTAAGGAAGTATTGGATAGTGAAACCTATGCCACTGGAAAAGGCGGAACGGTGGCAAAGCAGACCGACAGTAGTAGGCATTCGGGGCGTAAAACGGCAATCGCTGCAGTAGCTAATATTGGTTTGGATACCAATTGGACGGGGCACCATTTCGCGCAAGCCAACTGGTACGCCTTTGGGCGCCTGGCGTGGAACAATAGCCTTTCGTCGGCTCAGATAGCAGATGAGTGGATACGTATGACTTTTACCGGAGTCAAGGAGTTTGTGGAACATGTAAAGAAGCTGATGCTGGAATCGAGGGAAGTAGCAGTCGATTATATGATGCCTTTAGGTCTACATCACCTTTTTGCTTTTGAGCATCATTATGGCCCAGAACCTTGGGGAGATATTCCGGGGGGACGTCCAGATTGGATGCCTTGGTATTACCATAATGCGGATACTTTGGGATTGGGCTTTGACCGAACGGTTAATGGAAGTCGTGCCGTAACACAATATAATCCATCTTTGGACAAGATTTATGGGAATACATCCACTTGTCCTGAAAATCTTTTATTGTGGTTTCATCATGTCTCCTGGAATTATCGAATGAATAGCGGCAATACGCTGTGGACCGAATTATGTTTCCGTTATGACCACGGTGTCCAAAAAGTGAGGGAGTTTCAAAAAGTTTGGGATCGTATGGAAAAATATATTGATCGACCACGTTTTTTGGCTGTTCAAGCTAAACTGAGAATTCAGGCTAGAGATGCAGTTTGGTGGAAAGATGCTTGTCTGCAGTACTTTCAGTGTTTTTCGCGTCAGCCGATTCCTTACAATCTGGAGCGACCGATACATAATTTAGAGGAGTTAAAGAAAATTAAGCTGCCGATGGGCCATCATAATTAA
- a CDS encoding AraC family transcriptional regulator produces MINNEKNKLDFTLLNIGYAEHLADWNFQNIKSPFARIHYVCEGEASIILKDEIIKLRPGHLYLTPAYIHHSYACSAKLSLYYIHIYENPEIRSSIFDRYTFPKEIKSDQLLETVIQHLYASNPGRELKIYDPKGYDNSSELMKNMALQTASPFARASENQAIIHLLMSRFLAEATNKIPQVEKRLLRVLDYIDENINHTISIEQLANLIFISKDHLIRLFKKHMNATPVHYINQKKIEKAQLMMLIDEDNIQQLCFKLGFENISYFNRLFKKITGETPTIYKRRISR; encoded by the coding sequence ATGATAAATAACGAAAAGAATAAACTCGATTTTACACTATTGAATATTGGCTATGCGGAACATCTGGCAGATTGGAACTTTCAAAATATTAAGAGTCCCTTTGCAAGAATACATTATGTATGTGAAGGTGAGGCATCTATTATTTTAAAGGATGAAATCATTAAACTTCGACCCGGCCATCTCTATCTTACACCAGCCTATATCCATCATAGCTATGCCTGTTCTGCTAAACTCTCGCTCTATTACATCCATATCTATGAAAATCCCGAAATTAGGTCAAGTATTTTTGATCGTTACACTTTTCCAAAGGAGATCAAATCTGATCAGCTATTGGAGACTGTCATCCAGCATCTCTATGCCTCGAATCCAGGTCGTGAGTTAAAAATTTACGATCCAAAGGGCTACGATAATTCATCAGAATTAATGAAAAACATGGCACTTCAGACGGCTTCGCCTTTCGCCAGAGCCTCCGAAAACCAAGCGATCATTCATTTGTTGATGAGCCGATTTCTAGCAGAAGCGACCAACAAAATACCGCAAGTAGAAAAACGACTTCTGCGTGTACTCGATTACATAGACGAAAATATCAATCATACGATTTCAATCGAACAACTTGCCAATCTGATTTTTATCTCCAAAGATCATCTGATCCGACTTTTCAAAAAACACATGAATGCCACACCGGTACATTACATCAATCAAAAAAAAATAGAAAAAGCACAGTTGATGATGTTAATCGATGAAGACAATATCCAACAGCTGTGCTTTAAATTGGGCTTTGAAAATATATCTTATTTCAACAGACTCTTTAAAAAAATAACGGGCGAAACACCTACGATTTATAAACGTCGAATAAGCAGATAA
- a CDS encoding class I SAM-dependent methyltransferase: protein MIKRITAYWNDRSSSWRKERDEAWSRPETEHWLAFFKSVRSQTTGNKVLEVGTATGYFANIMTLAGFEVTAVDLSPQMIEYAKLVSQELELRVDYRVMDAQVLQFEANTFDFVFTRLMTWTIPDLEKCYREMERVLKPGGKLINLDADFGKTVFSTDRHDECPSGAIDQINDIKSALDISAHQRPAKDVELLEAVGFGSIEVDMDAQNRILELPFETEGLFMLEAIKK from the coding sequence ATGATTAAAAGAATAACAGCATATTGGAATGACCGTAGTAGCTCCTGGCGCAAGGAAAGGGATGAAGCTTGGTCCCGGCCGGAGACCGAACACTGGCTAGCGTTTTTCAAGTCCGTCCGTAGCCAGACTACGGGCAATAAAGTACTTGAGGTTGGTACTGCTACGGGATATTTCGCCAACATTATGACCCTTGCGGGTTTTGAGGTTACCGCCGTTGACCTCTCCCCGCAGATGATTGAATATGCAAAACTCGTCAGCCAAGAACTAGAACTTCGCGTAGACTATCGGGTCATGGATGCACAAGTACTACAATTTGAAGCCAACACCTTTGACTTCGTCTTCACCAGGTTGATGACATGGACCATCCCCGATCTTGAAAAATGCTACCGCGAGATGGAACGTGTACTTAAACCGGGTGGAAAACTGATCAACCTGGATGCCGATTTTGGGAAAACGGTCTTTAGTACCGACAGGCACGATGAATGCCCATCGGGCGCTATCGATCAGATCAATGACATCAAATCGGCATTGGACATCAGTGCACATCAACGTCCTGCCAAAGACGTCGAACTATTGGAAGCAGTTGGATTTGGTTCTATTGAAGTCGATATGGATGCACAAAATCGTATTCTTGAACTCCCTTTCGAGACTGAAGGACTTTTTATGCTAGAGGCTATCAAAAAGTAA
- a CDS encoding sensor histidine kinase KdpD: protein MQSQTIITLLIVGIVISKTLIGVLIYFLIRKNRLLKVEQLKLTTANSILSEQAIRIHHYNEELKIAESFKTKVLSIASHDLRAPFASVEILLAIDDISLVDKEELKLIFLNLKGQVARSRTMLEEVLLWTESQLRDKLENTENCNIRDQIDAVLGIYTLEIQRFNIQIINSVNPDFCADTHKGILAFVLRNVISNAIKYGRVGGSIVLQLIDDPSDRWELIVSNEGEELTSEVLHNLNFVNSWDRKKSESKNGAGLGISLCKDLIKRIDGKMQFENQHGTGVSVRISFPRKAYQAVS, encoded by the coding sequence GTGCAAAGCCAAACTATTATTACTCTACTTATTGTTGGAATAGTCATCAGTAAAACGCTGATAGGCGTACTGATCTACTTTTTAATCCGAAAAAATCGGTTGTTAAAGGTCGAGCAGCTCAAATTGACGACCGCAAACAGTATCCTCAGTGAACAGGCAATTCGTATTCACCATTATAATGAGGAATTAAAAATTGCCGAGAGTTTCAAGACTAAAGTTTTATCGATTGCCTCACATGATCTCAGAGCACCATTTGCATCGGTCGAAATTTTGTTGGCGATTGATGATATTTCTCTCGTTGATAAGGAGGAGCTTAAACTCATCTTTTTAAATCTAAAAGGACAGGTGGCCAGATCGCGTACGATGTTGGAAGAGGTCTTACTATGGACAGAGTCACAACTCCGGGATAAACTTGAAAATACCGAGAACTGTAATATTCGCGATCAAATTGATGCGGTATTGGGGATCTATACGCTAGAAATCCAACGTTTCAATATACAGATCATAAATTCGGTGAATCCGGATTTTTGCGCGGATACACATAAAGGAATTCTCGCTTTTGTGCTAAGAAATGTGATTAGCAACGCCATTAAATATGGACGAGTCGGCGGTAGCATTGTGTTGCAACTGATAGATGATCCGAGCGATCGGTGGGAACTTATCGTCAGCAACGAAGGGGAAGAACTTACGTCGGAAGTCCTCCATAATCTAAATTTTGTCAATAGCTGGGATCGTAAAAAATCTGAGAGCAAAAATGGTGCAGGGTTGGGGATCTCCCTCTGTAAGGATTTGATCAAAAGGATTGATGGAAAAATGCAGTTCGAGAATCAGCATGGTACAGGTGTTTCTGTTCGGATCTCGTTTCCGCGGAAGGCTTATCAGGCTGTCTCTTAA
- a CDS encoding glycoside hydrolase family 43 protein, whose product MSKSRYLYSEDYMADPSAHVFENKIYIYPSHDRESGIPENDNGDHFDMQDYHVFSLEDINADIVNHGKVLDVKDIPWAGRQLWDSDVTEKDGKYYMYFSVKDRNDIFKLGVAVASRPYGPFVPQEHPIKGSYSIDPCAFKDTDGSYYLYFGGIWGGQLQFYRNNKIISPNELPTSDEPALSPKVVKLSADMMEFSEQPRDLVILDKEGKPLTHGDTEKRFFEASWMHKYQGKYYFSYSTGDSHLICYAIGDNPYGPFTYQGVILTPVVGWTTHHSIVEFKGKWYLFYHDSVPSGGKTWLRSMKVIELSYDENGHIKPIDGLSS is encoded by the coding sequence TATTTATATTCCGAAGATTACATGGCTGATCCTTCAGCTCATGTGTTTGAAAACAAAATTTATATTTATCCCTCTCACGACAGGGAGAGCGGTATTCCCGAAAATGATAACGGCGACCATTTCGATATGCAGGATTACCACGTGTTTTCTCTTGAAGATATCAATGCGGACATTGTTAACCATGGAAAGGTACTGGATGTAAAAGATATTCCTTGGGCTGGTCGTCAGCTTTGGGATTCTGATGTGACTGAGAAAGACGGAAAATACTATATGTATTTCTCCGTGAAGGATAGAAACGATATTTTTAAACTCGGTGTTGCTGTGGCAAGCCGTCCTTATGGACCATTTGTTCCGCAGGAGCATCCTATCAAAGGAAGTTACAGTATTGATCCATGTGCTTTTAAAGATACAGACGGTTCCTATTATTTATATTTTGGTGGTATATGGGGTGGACAACTTCAATTTTATCGGAATAATAAAATTATTTCGCCCAATGAATTGCCAACATCTGATGAACCCGCATTGTCTCCAAAGGTTGTCAAGCTGTCTGCTGATATGATGGAGTTTTCGGAACAACCAAGGGATCTTGTTATTTTAGATAAAGAGGGCAAACCATTAACGCATGGGGATACGGAAAAGCGATTTTTTGAAGCTTCCTGGATGCATAAATACCAAGGTAAGTATTATTTTTCCTATTCTACAGGCGACAGCCATTTGATTTGTTACGCCATAGGAGACAATCCATATGGACCATTTACCTATCAGGGTGTGATTCTAACGCCCGTAGTTGGCTGGACCACGCACCACAGCATTGTCGAATTCAAGGGTAAGTGGTACCTATTTTATCATGATTCGGTACCTTCTGGAGGAAAGACCTGGCTTAGAAGCATGAAAGTTATTGAGTTGAGCTATGATGAAAATGGTCATATTAAGCCGATTGATGGATTGTCTTCGTAA
- a CDS encoding alcohol dehydrogenase catalytic domain-containing protein, giving the protein MKAIKIVKEGRMEIMDIPQPTVKDGHVLVKVDYVGFCGSDLNTFRGLNPLVNLPVIPGHEIGATVVELGTNVTTDLKVGTKVTVNPYSNCGVCTACKNNRPNACRYNETMGVQRDGAMTEYLVLPVEKIIAGGQLSFHPKNWLLWNL; this is encoded by the coding sequence ATGAAAGCAATAAAAATAGTGAAAGAGGGACGTATGGAAATCATGGATATTCCGCAACCGACTGTTAAGGATGGACATGTCCTCGTAAAGGTAGACTATGTTGGATTCTGCGGTTCAGATCTGAATACCTTTCGGGGGTTGAATCCATTGGTCAATTTGCCGGTCATACCAGGGCATGAAATTGGGGCAACGGTCGTGGAATTGGGGACTAATGTGACAACTGATCTTAAGGTTGGTACAAAAGTTACCGTAAATCCGTATTCCAACTGTGGTGTTTGTACCGCATGTAAGAATAATAGGCCCAACGCTTGCCGTTACAACGAGACTATGGGTGTACAGCGCGATGGCGCCATGACCGAATATCTTGTCTTACCTGTTGAAAAGATCATCGCTGGGGGACAGCTTAGCTTTCATCCAAAGAATTGGCTCTTGTGGAACCTATGA
- a CDS encoding zinc-binding dehydrogenase, with translation MSVGFHAVDRASVTDSDIVLVFGCGMIGVGAIIRSALRGATVIAVDVSTEKLELAKKLGAKYTINSATEDLLARLDVLTQSMGADVVIEAVGRKETYLAAIAAAAYTGRVLYIGYAKEAIPFDTQFFVKKELDISGSRNATAKDFAAVMNYLKMKTCPIEELITAIYRAEDAQLALESWLNDPGRVFRLLIAF, from the coding sequence ATGAGTGTGGGCTTCCACGCCGTTGACCGAGCATCGGTAACAGACAGCGATATTGTATTGGTATTTGGATGTGGTATGATCGGAGTGGGGGCGATCATTCGGTCAGCATTACGGGGAGCTACAGTCATTGCTGTCGATGTGAGTACTGAAAAGCTCGAACTAGCGAAAAAACTAGGTGCAAAGTATACGATTAATAGCGCTACGGAAGATCTGCTTGCGAGGTTGGATGTGTTGACTCAGTCCATGGGAGCTGATGTTGTTATAGAAGCCGTTGGCCGAAAGGAAACATACCTGGCGGCCATTGCTGCCGCTGCATATACAGGCAGAGTGCTGTATATCGGGTATGCAAAGGAAGCGATTCCTTTTGATACACAGTTTTTTGTCAAAAAGGAACTGGATATCAGCGGGTCGCGCAATGCCACGGCAAAGGATTTTGCTGCGGTAATGAATTACTTGAAAATGAAAACCTGCCCGATCGAAGAACTGATAACGGCTATTTATCGGGCGGAGGATGCACAATTGGCCTTGGAATCATGGTTGAATGATCCCGGACGTGTTTTTAGGCTACTGATCGCGTTTTGA